A single region of the Vicia villosa cultivar HV-30 ecotype Madison, WI linkage group LG4, Vvil1.0, whole genome shotgun sequence genome encodes:
- the LOC131598475 gene encoding uncharacterized protein LOC131598475 — protein sequence MNESLVELKPMPPPLPRKAAPRFNPNERCEYHANSPGHTLEKCWAFRHKVQDLIESGAIAFDKPNVKTNPMPHHDGTVNAIEVVTEQELVQQRSSPIDALKRYLHAKGFILEHSEDFKDTLQRLVDQGVIQLKEHPEEEYVAMLDRNEPMIIPSQGARKPLIIPCSKAPLLIPIQGYTRIIPVRAPYPVDKMKAVPWEYNSGTDTAVTNIVGPGGMTRSGRIFKTAQPNENVTQASNQTTATPTEEGMAKDKEATNKDAEEFLALIKKSDYRVVDQLHQTPSKISLLSLLVHSEKHRYTLMKILNADHVTKDITVNQFDGMVANLTAGACLGFSHHELPPQGKENNKALHISIQCEKAHLSRVLIDTGSSLNVMPKVTLDKIALEGLVVRPSRLVVKAFDGSQSPVFGEVDLPVVVGPHTFCINFQVMEIEPAYTCLLGRPWIHAAGAVTSTLHQKIKFVDGNSIVTVNGEEDIFVSNLDSYRYIEAGEGTLETAFQALEIATAITLPFQNCDLS from the coding sequence ATGAACGAGTCATTGGTGGAGCTCAAACCAATGCCACCTCCTCTCCCTAGAAAGGCTGCACCTAGATTCAACCCTAATGAAAGGTGCGAATATCATGCTAATTCTCCCGGACACACACTGGAAAAATGTTGGGCTTTCAGACACAAGGTTCAAGACttgatagagtcaggggcaatcgccttcgACAAACCTAATGTGAAAACGAATCCCATGCCTCATCATGATGGCACAGTCAATGCAATCGAAGTCGTTACTGAGCAAGAGTTAGTTCAACAACggagctcccccatagatgcccttaagaggtatctacatGCAAAGGGGTTCATCCTAGAACATAGCGAAGATTTTAAGGACACCTTGCAGAGACTCGTGGACCAAGGAGTAATTCAGCTGAAAGAACATCCTGAGGAAGAGTATGTGGCTATGCTAGATAGGAATGAGCCAATGATAATACCCAGTCAAGGGGCAAGGAAGCCACTAATTATTCCTTGTTCTAAAGCGCCATTGCTGATACCCATACAAGGGTACACTAGGATCATCCCAGTCAGAGCTCCGTACCCTGTGGACAAAATGAAAGCAGTTCCTTGGGAATATAACTCTGGCACTGATACTGCCGTAACAAACATTGTTGGGCCTGGGGGCATGACTCGTAGCGGCCGCATATTCAAGACTGCACAACCTAATGAAAACGTGACGCAAGCCAGCAATCAGACTACTGCAACCCCAACTGAAGAGGGCATGGCCAAGGATAAGGAAGCCACTAATAAGGACGCTGAGGAGTTTTTGGCGTTAATCAAAAAGAGTGATTATAGGGTGGTGGACCAGTTACACCAGACTCCGTCTAAAATATCGCTCCTCTCGCTACTAGTACACTCAGAGAAACATCGATACAccttgatgaaaatcctaaacGCCGATCATGTAACCAAAGACATCACTGTAAACCAATTcgatggaatggtggctaatctcacCGCTGGGGCATGTTTAGGATTCAGTCATCATGAACTACCTCCACAAGGGAAGGAGAataacaaagccttgcatatctccatacaatgtgaGAAAGCTCACCTATCTagggttctgattgatacaggttcgtcattaaacgtgatgccaaaagtTACTCTCGATAAAATAGCTTTGGAAGGCCTAGTagttagaccaagtcgtctggtAGTCAAAGCCTTCGATGGATCACAAAGTCCGGTGTTCGGAGAAGTGGACCTCCCTGTGGTAGTTGGTCCTCACACTttttgcatcaatttccaagtgatggagattgaaccAGCTTACACTTGCTTATTGGGACGTCCCTGGATTCACGCCGCTGGGGCAGTTACCTCCACCCTtcatcagaaaataaaatttgtggATGGGAACTCTATAGTGACCGTCAATGGGGAGGAGGACATATTTGTTAGTAATCTGGATTCGTACCGATACATTGAGGCCGGAGAAGGGACACTAGAAACTGCGTTCCAAGCACTAGAAATTGCGACTGCTATCACATTgccttttcaaaactgcgatttatcataa